In one window of Brassica rapa cultivar Chiifu-401-42 chromosome A07, CAAS_Brap_v3.01, whole genome shotgun sequence DNA:
- the LOC103828950 gene encoding exonuclease 1 — protein MGIQGLLPLLKSIMAPVHIHDLEGCTVAVDTYSWLHKGALSCSRDLCKGLPTARHIQYCMHRVNLLRHHGVKPLLVFDGGPLPMKLEQENKRARSRKENLARALEHEANGNSSAAYECYQKAVDISPSIAHELIQVLRQENVDYIVAPYEADAQMTFLAITKQVDAIITEDSDLIPFGCPRIIFKMDKFGHGVEFQASNLPRNKELSLSGFSSQMLLEMCILSGCDYLQSLPGMGLKRAHTLITKFKSYDRVIKHLKYSTVSVPPLYEESFKKAMLTFKHQRVYDPKSEDVVHLSCISEDIGEDSDFVGPSMPQHIAKGIALGQLDPFTQLPFQAEGVTPKLAVDAISRPRSFKPENLKKKLELPVQKNLLTKYFCFASLEAKRKFKAPRISPMSLTPTGESPSTPEDNSTDVDAPSSQTTNESPVYSLGENTGKVAEKRESPDYDAVERNYKDLDHKYIYQHVERQKKTKTDIVVRSKYFKQKQDDKSLKESLPCFNDCSVIGQRKTVNTVLNKSSASTIEETDRAISTSSCERIYNDHEVAKEASIFAMNEVAERTTNRHEIDHEIDKEEQNPSVEILSAFSTPEDAIPLNSIGTYSFCGAATGKRKLEPEENLHKENLNSKHMRIDETDPGNAETSFETNNDVEKFGSNISHIGQYSEIAEKSVERFVSAISSFRYSGPGSRASGLRAPLKDIRNTCPSKGLSSKLDFSKFGYASSSATKSRRL, from the exons ATGGGTATTCAAGGGCTTCTGCCATTGCTGAAATCGATTATGGCTCCGGTACATATCCACGACCTCGAGGGTTGTACCGTCGCCGTTGATACCTATTCCTGGCTTCACAAAGGCGCCCTCTCTTGCAGCCGAGACCTCTGCAAGGGTTTGCCCACCGCCAG GCATATTCAATACTGTATGCATAGAGTGAATTTACTCCGCCACCATGGGGTGAAGCCTCTTCTTGTCTTCGATGGAGGTCCGCTTCCTATGAAACTTGAACAAGAGAATAAGCGTGCTAG GTCCAGAAAGGAAAATCTTGCACGTGCATTGGAGCATGAAGCAAATGGAAATTCCTCGGCTGCGTATGAGTGTTATCAAAAGGCTGTTGACATTTCACCTTCTATTGCACATGAGTTGATACAG GTTCTGAGGCAGGAGAATGTCGATTACATTGTTGCTCCTTACGAAGCTGATGCCCAGATGACGTTTTTGGCTATTACTAAGCAAGTTGATGCCATCATCACTGAGGATTCTGATCTTATTCCTTTTGGCTGCCCAAGA ATCATCTTTAAAATGGACAAGTTTGGCCATGGTGTTGAGTTTCAAGCCTCCAACCTGCCCAGAAATAAAGAGCTCAGCCTTTCTGGATTTTCAAGCCAGATGCTTCTCGAGATGTGCATATTGAGTGGCTGCGATTATTTGCAGTCACTTCCAGGAATGGGACTCAAAAGAGCTCATACACTCATTACAAAGTTCAAAAGCTATGATAGG GTAATCAAGCACTTAAAGTACAGCACAGTTTCAGTTCCTCCTCTATATGAAGAGTCATTCAAGAAAGCTATGCTGACTTTCAAGCATCAACGGGTCTATGACCCCAAATCTGAAGACGTTGTACACTTGTCTTGCATTTCTGAAGACATTGGCGAAGATTCAGACTTTGTAGGCCC ATCGATGCCACAACATATTGCTAAGGGTATAGCACTGGGGCAGCTTGATCCATTCACGCAGTTGCCTTTCCAG GCTGAGGGTGTCACTCCTAAGTTGGCTGTTGATGCTATTTCCCGCCCCAGAAGTTTCAAACCTGAAAATCTGAAGAAAAAGCTTGAGTTGCCAGTCCAGAAAAACCTGCTCACCAAATATTTCT GCTTTGCATCTCTTGAGGCAAAAAGAAAGTTCAAGGCTCCGAGGATATCACCAATGTCTCTGACGCCAACAGGGGAGTCTCCAAGCACTCCTGAGGACAATTCAACAGATGTGGATGCTCCTTCGAGTCAGACAACAAATGAATCCCCGGTTTACAGCTTG GGGGAGAATACTGGCAAAGTTGCAGAGAAAAGAGAATCACCCGACTATG ATGCGGTGGAAAGGAATTACAAGGACCTTGATCATAAGTACATTTACCAGCACGTGGAGAGgcagaagaagacgaagacggATATTGTAGTAAGAAGCAAATATTTCAAGCAGAAGCAGGATGACAAAAGTCTTAAAGAATCTCTCCCATGTTTCAATGATTGCTCTGTGATCGGCCAGAGAAAGACTGTTAATACTGTGCTAAACAAGTCAAGCGCATCTACGATAGAAGAGACTGACAGAGCTATATCAACAAGTTCATGTGAGCGTATCTACAACGATCATGAAGTTGCCAAAGAAGCGAGTATCTTTGCCATGAACGAGGTGGCTGAGAGAACAACAAACAGACACGAGATAGACCATGAGATCGATAAAGAAGAACAGAACCCATCCGTTGAGATCCTTTCCGCCTTTAGTACTCCCGAGGATGCTATACCTCTCAACTCCATTGGTACTTATAGTTTTTGTGGAGCTGCAACAGGGAAAAGGAAGCTTGAGCCAGAAGAAAACCTTCATAAG GAAAATCTGAACTCCAAGCACATGCGCATAGACGAAACAGATCCTGGTAATGCAGAAACATCATTTGAAACCAACAACGATGTTGAGAAGTTTGGATCCAACATTTCGCATATAGGGCAGTACTCGGAAATAGCAGAGAAATCAGTGGAAAGATTTGTCTCAGCTATATCATCTTTTAGATACTCTGGTCCTGGCTCTCGTGCTAGTGGTCTGCGTGCACCTCTCAAAGACATCCGCAACACTTGTCCGTCCAAAGG GTTATCTTCTAAACTGGACTTCAGCAAGTTTGGCTATGCATCAAGCAGCGCAACAAAATCAAGGCGATTGTGA